ATCTACCCCGACCAGCCTTCGGGCAACGCACAGCTACGCTTCCTGCTGCACCCGAGCGAGTATGCCGATGCCCTCCAGGCCGACCGTGTCTGCCTCAGTGTCGGCTTCTACCGCACAACCGAAATCCCGCGCGGCGGCAAGGCCAGCGTCGGCCTCGATCTGGCGGACGCGCCGAACTGACCGTCTTTGCACAAGGTGCCTGACCAGTTCGGCACAGTCGCGGCCGCAGTGCCGCAAAGTCTGCCGCTTCAGTCCTGCTTCTCGATGCTGCACAACCCGTGCCGTACGGTTGGCACGACGCGGTTCATTTCAGTACGGATGGAAGCTGGCCAGGAACTGATCCACCTGCTCCTGCTGGCGCGTATCACGCGCAGCCTCCCCCGATTCCAGCACGACAGCCTGGTAGGCATGCCGGCCGGCAGCGACGATGCGGGCGGTCAGCCGGCGCGGCGCCGGATCGCCGCCGCCCGCCCCCTGCGCCACCAGTTCCACGGCCGGCAACGACACCGGCGGCTGTGCCGCGCTCTTGACGGCGATATCGCGGGTGGCGACCGGGCCGCGCAGGTTGGCGGAGAGCCCGGCACGCAGCGCGGCAACAGCGTTCTGGCGCCACACCGGATCGTCCGCGGGCAGCTCCACCACCCCCACGGCGAACAGCGTCCCGTCGATGCTGGCGGCCTGCATCGTCATCGGCAGCCGCTGACCGGCGATGGTGACAGGGCGGGCCTCGGCGGTCGGCTTGCCCGGGTAATCGACGCTGTAGCCGCCGTCGGCGGACTGCACCGTGCGCCAGTCGTACCTGGGCGAACAGGCCAGCAGCAGCGCGCATGCCGACGCGCCCAGGGCACCACTCCACCGTCGCCTCGCCGTCACCGTCACATCGCCTCCCACGCTGCTTCAACCGGTTCACAAGCGGACTATTATCGGACAGAGTCCACGTAACCGGCCGGTCCGTGACCGGAAATGCGCCATGCCGATCCCTACCGTCACCCTGCGCGCGCTGCGTACCGACATCACCACGCTCGAGTGCGACGCCATCGTCAACGCTGCCAACAGTTCCCTCCTGGGCGGTGGCGGTGTGGACGGCGCCATCCACCGCGCCGCCGGGCCGGAGCTGCTGGAGGCCTGCCGCACCCTGCATGGCTGCCGCACCGGCCAGGCCAAGATCACGCCGGGCTTCCTGTTGCCTGCGCGCTACGTCATCCACACGGTCGGCCCCATCTGGCGCGGCGGCCGACAAGACGAAGCGGCCCTGCTGGCCGCCTGTTACCGCAACAGCCTGGAGCTGGCCAAGCAGCATGCCCTGCGCACCATCGCCTTTCCGTGCATCAGCACGGGCGTCTACGGCTTCCCGCCACAGCTGGCCGCGCCGATCGCCGTGCGCACGGTGCGGGAGCATGGCGGCGACCTGGACGACATCCTCTTCTGCTGCTTTTCCGCGGCCGACCTGGCGCTCTATGAAACGGCGCTGAACGAGGCGAGGTGACCTCGACGTCGCAATGGACGGAACGTCGCAGCCAGTCGGCGGCGCTGGCGCGGCGGGCCTACAATGACGTTTTTGCCACCCCGATTCGCGGAGCGTTGCCGACATGGCCTCGTCCCTGACTTCCTCTGCCGCCACCCCGGCCGCCGGCGCACGCCGCTGGCTGCTGCCGGTGATCGTGCTGGCGCTGGCCGCCGCCGGCTGGTTCGGCTGGCGCGCGTTTTCGCCGTCGCAGCAGGTGCCGGTCGCCAGCTTCACGCTGCTCGACGGACAGAAGCTGTCCACGCAAGACCTGAAGGGCAAGGTCTACCTGGTGAACTTCTGGGCGACCAGTTGCGCCACCTGCGTCAAGGAAATGCCCAACATGATCCAGACGTACAACAAGTTCAAGGGCCAGGGCCTGGAGTTCGTGGCCGTGGCGATGAGCTACGATCCGCCGATGTACGTCATGAACTACAGCCAGACGCGCCAGTTGCCCTTCAAGGTGGCGATGGACGCCGACGGTGCAGCGGCGCGCGCCTTCGGCGACGTGCAGCTCACGCCCACCACCTTCCTGGTCGACCGCAATGGCCGCATCCTCAGGCGCTACGTGGGCGAGCCGGAGTGGGCTTCGTTCGAGACGCTGCTGCGCGAAACGCTCGCCAAGCAGGCCTGACGGACAGATCCCCGCTGAAACAGGAACGCCCGGTCGATGCCGGGCGTTTTCGTTTGGACCGGCGACGTGACGGCTGGTTATAGGCCGTAGCGCTTGATCTTGTCGTACAGCGTCGCGCGCCCGACCTGCAGGATAT
The sequence above is drawn from the Ralstonia solanacearum K60 genome and encodes:
- a CDS encoding O-acetyl-ADP-ribose deacetylase; translated protein: MPIPTVTLRALRTDITTLECDAIVNAANSSLLGGGGVDGAIHRAAGPELLEACRTLHGCRTGQAKITPGFLLPARYVIHTVGPIWRGGRQDEAALLAACYRNSLELAKQHALRTIAFPCISTGVYGFPPQLAAPIAVRTVREHGGDLDDILFCCFSAADLALYETALNEAR
- a CDS encoding TlpA disulfide reductase family protein, which encodes MASSLTSSAATPAAGARRWLLPVIVLALAAAGWFGWRAFSPSQQVPVASFTLLDGQKLSTQDLKGKVYLVNFWATSCATCVKEMPNMIQTYNKFKGQGLEFVAVAMSYDPPMYVMNYSQTRQLPFKVAMDADGAAARAFGDVQLTPTTFLVDRNGRILRRYVGEPEWASFETLLRETLAKQA